The window ttctgtttcagcttttaaaaaaaaatcccctaaaTGTGAGCAACACTACACAAGCTGTCCaatcacatttaaaaagctCGTCATGTGTTTGGCTGCTACAACATACCCAGCGATTATTTACATTGAGCCAGTCTCCCACTCCAGCCGCTCATCACGGCGCCAGATGTGTCTGATTCTCGATCTGTGACGCAGCGGCGGAGCCGCCATTAGGGAGCGTGAAGCCGCAGAGGGGAGAAAATAGCTCAGTAACTGGTGTTGTAATAACAGCGACGCGCAGCCTCATCCCATCCGTGTAACAAGAGATCAGATTCGCCGGATTACTGCTAAATCCTCGTCGCTTGTCAGCAGGAGTAAAAATAACTCTGGCTTGTGGAGTAAATCCGCAGCAGGTATGCAGTTTCCCCGTCCAGGAGAACTCAGACTATAGGAGGAGGCGGAGACGAGCGCCGCGCTGGCACTGGAAACGAAACCGATCCGACGGTCGACGGCACCGCAGCAAATACCGGCTATTACCGGGAAATATCTGGTGCTATAAGACATATTTTTTTATCGCCTTGCAGGAATTTTCAGGCATCATTTTATATCATAATGAAGACCATTGCTGGACTTAGTGTGTATTTACATGTCTTCCTATGCAGACTGAAGCGCAGGGCCTCAGCGGTTAGCACTccagcctcacagtgagaacatttctgtgcagtttccatgttctccctcgGAGTGTGTAGGCTTTCTCTGTGTATTTAAGGAGcaaaaatcccccaaaacacacttaaGGTTAATTGGAGACACTAAACTGGAAGTAAACATTGTTGCTGTCATTACTGGTAGAGCAGGGAATCAAGCTGATGTGGTTGTTGAGTGTTGTATTTGTGTTGAATAAAAGATTGAAGCGCTGCAGATGAAGTCCATGCCTCTGCGCTCTGGGATTTGTACTCTCTAAATAAaaggactctctctctctctctgcttggaCTCGGTTTTAATTGGACCCAACTGCGCCGtgttagtttttatttatttatctatttatttggATAACATGTGGTTGTGcagtttccaccagaagcaTTTCATTAGTGGACTCCACTCTGttgtttttagtcatttttactGGATTTTCGTGCCTTTTGACTTCCAACGCCGTGGCCACTGGGTTTGATGTAATGctggaaaatatgaaaatattatCCGTTGTCAACACGAAACAGCGCAGCCAGGCTCGACTTGAACGGCAAAATAAGTTGACATGCAGAGAATGAAAGCAGGGAAACACAATTTAGAACAATTTGAAATCCGTAAAATGTTGATAGATTCATGACACATCATTCAGCGTTGGTCTTTATGTCTTTGCGTGACCAGCTTGAACATTTTCAGGTTATTTTAACTCATTTCGTATTAACAGGGTTGCATGCAGGGAAAAGGCTCTCTGGCGCCTCCtaccaacttaaaaaaaaacgcGACTCTGAGCCTCGTCAAGGCCGGAGTGGACCAGATGCAGGGACGTGTCTTCAGAGCAGCATAACTCCACCAGCTGTCGCACTGCGGCATGACTTTAAAAAGCTGTTCACAGGTTTGCTCCGAATTAAAGCGGGAGGTTTGTACCGGAATGAACTTGTGTGAGTGAGCTGCCCTCTATAAATAAAGcagtgcgcgtgtgtgtgtgtgtgtgtgtgtgtgtgtgtgtgtgtgtgtgtgtgtgcgtgcgcgtgctgACCGTGTCCAGGTGCGTGCGCTGGTGCTTGGCGCGGTCGCTGGAGTTGCTGAAGGCCTTGAGGCAGCCGGGGTGCTGGCAGATGTAGGGCTTCTCCCCCGTGTGGCTCCGCAGGTGGATCTTCAGGTTCTCCAGGCGGGAAAAGGCTTTGGAGCAGCCCTCAAACTGACGGACAAATCCACAACACAAACTACTTTACGCTCTATAACATCCTGAATAAGGAGACTTGAAGACTGAAAACGATAGTGGAAATGATAAGGAAGCAACGTCTGTATGTTTTGGCTGAAAGTGTCTCAAGACAAGAATCGTATCTTAATAAGTTTGACAAACAGTGAGCcatgaaaactgcacaaaaacctcagatttcAGATTATCCGTGTTGTTATTGGGTCTGAATTTTAAACATCTAAAAGGAGCATGAAGCCGTTAAACAAGCGCAGTAAGCATTAAATcaaactttcattttaaaacctaATCTCATTACAGATTAAACCATAAATTTTCTATGGCATTTTTTACTGATTAAGCACAAATATACACAATATAACTGTGCTTTCTTtgagctgaaaagaaaactaATGTTTCCATAAATGTGACAGCTGAtaaaatagtgtttttaaaACCCAATAATGTTGTCCTTAACCACAAAGCTTTCaagagtgactttttctttcctACCTAATGTTTACTCCAGGCCTTTATTGGGTTAGAGAGTCTGTAAATGtcacattcagttttataaGTCTGTGAATATGAAGCTTCACATCCTGCAGATTAATGAATCGAAGGCTTCATGCAGCACTTGTAcaaacatacagacacacacacacacaaattacgtattacacacacatgaatatGCAATAAATACTTAGTAAATGGTTAAAAACATAATCCATCCACCGATATTCTTCTGctctcagtccatcacagctgcAGTGCCCCAAAATTTCAACTCTGgatttgtacatttttaaacaaaacatcGAAATTCTTCTATTAAAAAgcagttgggtttttttttttagataaaccAAAAGGGGAAAATACAGTGTTTGAAAAAAGTCACCGAGGCTCCCTCACAttaaatatttgtcattttttgggCTGGTTCAGAGGCTGTAATGTTTTTCTTGGAGGACAGAGTCACAGACAGCTCTCTCTTGGGTAATTGTTGGTTTGTTGCCTTTTCATTAAAATACACAATATAAtttgtttattctttaaaaGTTCCCAACTCTGTGTCATTAAATCATAAATCACGTGGGATGAGTTTACCCCGGTGCGTTCAGGAACACCTGCCGCATCGCGCCTCTGCATTACCAGCTGGTAAATGAAATGAATTCATTAACGAACACTGGCCGCATTCAGCTGAGATATTAATTTTCCACCGCTGCCCCAGGAATGACTATTCATGCTTTGGATTGAGCGCTTTATGAACAAATGACATGAACTCAGTTGAAGTGTGACTAATGACTGATTTGTGGTGTTGATTCGCTCTCATTAACATGTTTGCCGACGACTCTCCGCTCTAATATATCCACAGACTGGCAGCAGATTGGCTCCCTCCAATAGACTAATTCACTTCAAGTAGGAAACAAGTCCCTCAGCGAAAACATGCGGATGAATTATTAATCTGGGATGATGGCAGCATGAAATATTGAAGACATTGAAATATGGCGGACGGGGATTTGTGGTCAGTTCGCCTCACGCCTCAGAAATGAGTCCTGACAGGAGTGATGAAGGGCGACAGCAGCAGAGGATCACGGGTAATTGTTGTAATACAGAAACGTCTCTCTGCTCGTacctcatctgctctgctctggatTTTATCGTCGGTGAGTTTTTAAAAATACCTGCACTTCTAATGTttccattttcagttttcagagtcataaaaacaaagagcCATGACATAATTCTCTTCTTTTTACCATTAGCCTGCAAAGTGATTTAAATCTTTTCAAATTTCAATTTTACCTCATTAAAAAGACGTTCAGTCTTTTTCTGCTGCTATTATGACGGAAGGCATTTCCCCAGCTGGTCTCCCACGACTTTTATTTACAGACTTATAAGATATTTTGTGCTTGTCCTGATAATCTCATCTGAACCTCTGCTGTTcctctttttcccctcatttgGATCGAACTGCTTGATGCCACTCGTGTTGTTCGCATCACTAACAAAACACACGCAGAGAGAAAGTCGAACCTTTCTTGCGTTAGCATGCGATTCAGCCCGCTGAATACAGTACCATCATAAATCAGGCCCATAAACAGTAAAAGCAGAGATCTCTGGTTTCAGGGCAGTGAGCTGTGAGAATGTGGAAAATATTAAGTCTTAAGCACTGGAAAATTGATCCCATATCGACTGTGCTTAATGTTCAGAACCCAGCCAGTACATTTATTACTAGTAACCAGTTTATTTTCTCCATCATCCTCAGTCTTTTTACTGCTGTATACGAAAAACCACCAACATCTGACTGTAGGAAACTGGGATACAGTTTAGCAGCATGGAGCTTGGAAAGATTCCCacttttatttgaattaaaactgttgttatttatttctccCTCATATAAaccaagtacaaaaaaaaaggacatttgctgaacaaaagaaacaaaagttcACGTAAAGCCTGTTTACGTCTCACAGTTGTAGTCAAcaagcatttgtgggatgagcagcagtgcaATTTGTGCACTGGACAGATGAAACATGCGAAATTAATGAATTGCTAAAGTGTCAAAATCTCTTTTTTATACAAGTTTCAACTATTCAAGCAACTAAACAAGAGTCAAGGTTGCATCAGTGGCGAAAATCTGCCAAATTTTTATGGACACAGCTCGGCTCTGCtattcatcccacaaatgcacacGCCTTACAAACCTGGCTCcatttaaaagagaaataaacaggCTTTCTGCAGCACAGCATTTATCACCAATAAATATTATTGCAACAAATAAAATCGACCAAACAAAAATGTCTTTGCTTTTTGCGAGTTATGTTTGGCAGCGCGCCGCAAATACCGACGGTTTGGAAATGTGGAGAAAGAATTTACCGCGAGGCATAAAACTCATGTGACATTCATCAGTGTTCTGATAAATCAACAAATCAGGAAGGCTGTTTAATAGATTTGtatcaacaataaaaaagacTAAAGGTAATGAGGGTGCATTTGAAAAGAGatattgtttttgtggtttgtgAACTTACACCATGTTCCTCTGCTTTAATTCTGCAATaactataaaataaaataaggtgAATCTGCCAGAATAAACAGAGGCTGATCAGTCGCTGGGCGCTGCAGACACTTCCACCATTCCCTCCACTGATCCAGGCCTCTCGCTCGGGCGTTAATGAGTGAAGGGAAACCTGGGCGACGGAGGGAAACTGCTCCATCGCCGCTGCGTCTGACAGACCGTTCCTCTCAGCAGCGCTTCAAACCAGCCGCCCGCAGACGTCAAGGTGGAAATTATGAGATCTGTCGGTGAGCCCGATTCAAgtacttcataaaaaaaattcctATGAATAAGGTGGAATTAAACTCCTGGTCTAATTACCACTGAGCTCTCCAAGTAATGAAGGTTACTGATGATTTTACGACTGGTTGTTCCGTTCAAACCATGACTGCACCGCCACTTCAGTTTCTTGACTTTGGATGCTCCGACATCCTTTTGACGTCTCAAAAGTGATTTATTAAATGTTGCACAGAAACAAGCTGGAAACGGCCGAAACGTGACAGCGGCCACTGAGTTGCacaagaaggaggaagaaaatcaGCATCTGGCCGTGGAAACCAAGGACAAAATGGATTATTTACACCGTTAGAGGGCAATAATCGGAGACGAACGCTGTTTACCAGGATGCGTTTTGTCTGCTTGCTGCAGACCGACTCACCATGCACTTGTTGGGCTTCTCTCCGGAGTGCACCCTCATGTGGATGAGCAGCTTGTAGCGGGCGTTGAAGGGCTTGTGGCGACGCACGCAGCCGGCCCAGAAACACGCAAACTCCTCCCCTTTGCGCTGGTCGATGTGCACCTTCTCGATGTGCCtcaccagctcctcctggctGCTGTAGGCGGCGCTGCAGTCGATCCAGTGGCAGGGCTGCTCCGGGTCCCGGCCCGCGGGGCCGCCCGGGCCCGGGGAGTGCAGGGGGGACGGGGCGCCGTCCTGACCCTCGAAGCCCTGGAGAGGCGGAGCCAGATGGTACGGCTCGGCGCGCCGGTTCATTTGGAACGGTTCCCTCTTACACGGCAGGAAATCGTCAGCGGGCTCCTGCTTTATCGTGCGGAACTCGTCCCgaacctcctgcagctgctgaggcgTTTTGGAGTTTGCAGAGCCGAACGGCGGAGGGGTGGCGGAGCTGGCCAGCATGTAGGAGACAGGCAGCGAGGGCTGGGGGCAGCAGCCCAGCATGCGGGTGCTGTCCTTGGAGTCCGTGCGAGCCGTGGTGGCGAAGTCCTCCGCGGCCCGGTCCCTCTGGGACGCCGCCGTTTTACAGCCGAGCAGGGAGGTCAGGTCGCAGCCCAGGGAGAACTGGGACAGCGAGGCCCTGGGAACGCAGCACAGGCCTCCAGGAGGGACGGACGGCTGGAGGAAGCCTCCGCGGGACAGCGCGGCCTGAGGGTCCTCGGCATCCTCCAACACGCTCCCAAAGCCCGGCAGCGTCAGCGGCGCGTCCGGAGGCCCGAGGTCGGGGGGCCACATGACGGCCCCCGCTCACTCGCTCCTACCAAGACTTCCCCGCAGGAAAGTCGTTAATTGCGATTGCCTTGGAACCACTTTAAAGACCCACTGAAGGTACGAGGGTCCGCAACATCTTTTAGTACTCAAGTGTAATCGAATCAGTTTGACGCGCAGCTGCTGGCATCTCCTGCACACGTAATCCTCGGTCATTTGTTCCAAGCTGCCGCGTCGTCGGCCATCACTCCAGCGCTGTGGGAGACAGAAACCCAACCCAAATGAGTCATCTCACAAGATcaaaatcacaaacacaaaacactttcTGAAACAATTCGCATAACAGCCTAATGAAGCCGCGGTGGAAAAGTACACAGATCCCTTCTTCTTTCAATAGTCATTGATTCAGCATCCAACACAAGTAAGAGTACGTATGATTTATCAGGAAAATATGCTTTAAAGCATCAGAGGGAAAAGTACTGgctgtgcagaaaaaaacattgtaaagTCTGCTGCATAAACAGTCTGTCAGTGTTAGAAGAGTTTTCAGCAGCTGTGTACAGTAATGTGGTTtatggaggaggggggggtgaccCGGAGGAGGGGTCAAAACCTGACGGTGTTTTAATGAGCTCTCTAATGAGCCTTGAAAGGTAAAGGCTcacatttcaatttaaaaatgtacttttttaactttaattttGGCAAAAGATCAGCAATGAGGTTAATCCTCCTCACTCTCATTCGATTAGAAAGCCATTTCACCAGCTGACCATGCCAAAcacagaattaaaataaaacacaaagagtGAACTTCCCCAATACATTAAGATCTCACAcatcgatggatggatggaactaAAACATGTTAAACCTACAAACCGCTATGGTTCAACTatgtaaaaaaatatagaatataaaacaaaaaaatatagcAGAAAAAGACATAGATACACACACTGCAACTTTCAACACTGTGTCCGGGTTCG of the Salarias fasciatus chromosome 18, fSalaFa1.1, whole genome shotgun sequence genome contains:
- the glis1a gene encoding zinc finger protein GLIS1, which translates into the protein MWPPDLGPPDAPLTLPGFGSVLEDAEDPQAALSRGGFLQPSVPPGGLCCVPRASLSQFSLGCDLTSLLGCKTAASQRDRAAEDFATTARTDSKDSTRMLGCCPQPSLPVSYMLASSATPPPFGSANSKTPQQLQEVRDEFRTIKQEPADDFLPCKREPFQMNRRAEPYHLAPPLQGFEGQDGAPSPLHSPGPGGPAGRDPEQPCHWIDCSAAYSSQEELVRHIEKVHIDQRKGEEFACFWAGCVRRHKPFNARYKLLIHMRVHSGEKPNKCMFEGCSKAFSRLENLKIHLRSHTGEKPYICQHPGCLKAFSNSSDRAKHQRTHLDTKPYACQIPGCTKRYTDPSSLRKHVKAHSAKGLQEREGKVQVRTVLESDILSDCLARQHLHGSASSHHDGGSPLPALDDFTGVYSSSAHGGGNPEFLPPSADTCSRYPGLEAGFDENAQRSLRERSRAAALFVSPDVNPSSSSSDRVDVRLQGYQKAYSQQQQQVFSQQQGCLYAEGKAVQAAADEGFEPAGYFPNPPAAHCTGFDLLQDLQGQAGGGFSLSPCQQDDSFLFQAGGVDRCLSQIYSIYLDS